The Trypanosoma brucei brucei TREU927 chromosome 9, whole genome shotgun sequence genome includes a window with the following:
- a CDS encoding spermidine synthase, putative gives MPGPGLLADGWFREENGQWPGQAMSFKVEEVLHDTPTKFQHLSIFETDPKGPWGTVMTLDGCIQLTDFDEFVYHEMLSHTPLCAHPDPVDVLIIGGGDGGVMREVLRHGTVKRCVLVDIDGDVIEASKKYFPQISSGFSDPRADVRVGDGVAFVREAASESFDVVIIDTTDPDGPAAELFGEKFYRDVLRILKPRGICCNQGESVWLNRNLIEGMADFIKNKVGFASVKYAMIYTPTYPCGSIGSLICSKVAGVDVTQPVRPVESMPFAGELKYYDSDVHKAAFVLPRFARHLNQNYS, from the coding sequence ATGCCTGGACCCGGTCTTCTTGCTGACGGATGGTTTCGTGAGGAAAATGGGCAGTGGCCCGGTCAAGCAATGTCCTTTAAGGTTGAAGAGGTTCTACACGATACTCCAACAAAGTTCCAGCACCTGTCGATTTTCGAGACCGATCCCAAAGGGCCGTGGGGCACCGTCATGACGCTTGACGGTTGCATCCAACTTACAGACTTCGATGAGTTTGTTTACCACGAAATGTTGAGCCACACCCCTCTCTGCGCTCATCCCGATCCCGTGGATGTCCTCATCATTGGGGGTGGGGATGGTGGTGTCATGCGCGAAGTTCTGCGCCACGGCACTGTCAAGCGGTGCGTTCTCGTTGATATTGATGGTGACGTGATTGAGGCAAGCAAGAAATATTTTCCTCAGATTTCGAGCGGTTTCTCTGACCCAAGGGCTGATGTGCGGGTAGGGGACGGCGTTGCATTCGTGAGGGAGGCGGCAAGTGAAAGTTTTGACGTGGTTATTATCGACACCACAGACCCTGACGGCCCCGCAGCTGAGTTGTTTGGGGAGAAGTTTTATCGGGACGTGCTGCGCATCCTGAAACCACGCGGCATCTGTTGTAATCAAGGAGAGTCTGTTTGGTTGAATCGCAACCTAATTGAAGGGATGGCCGACTTTATTAAAAACAAGGTGGGTTTTGCCTCCGTAAAGTACGCTATGATTTACACCCCTACGTACCCATGCGGAAGCATTGGTTCTCTCATATGTTCCAAGGTGGCTGGCGTGGATGTGACCCAACCCGTGCGTCCCGTCGAGTCGATGCCTTTTGCGGGTGAACTGAAGTACTACGACTCGGACGTCCATAAGGCGGCATTTGTGTTACCACGCTTTGCCCGCCATCTCAACCAAAACTATTCttga